One window of Nymphaea colorata isolate Beijing-Zhang1983 chromosome 11, ASM883128v2, whole genome shotgun sequence genomic DNA carries:
- the LOC116263765 gene encoding uncharacterized protein LOC116263765 — protein sequence MRRLNGFEDMADLGRLRTPLSVQERTRAPLFCPKPRRLAVINHAAGGDAVRPFRRHLSSHPTDPIDSKAGSELLDIIFAKGVHGGDQSGCGSPPYFCGSPPSRAANPLVHDARFAEGRGDLSLVPVPIVAGFPVSSAASPPSSTSPSSSSASSSSARKGCARASFGPKPAAVRIEGFDCLDRDRRRCSIPAMA from the exons ATGCGCCGCTTGAACGGGTTTGAAGACATGGCTGATCTCGGAAGGTTGAGGACCCCTCTCTCGGTTCAGGAGCGCACCAGGGCTCCCCTGTTCTGCCCCAAGCCGAGACGTCTCGCTGTTATTAACCATGCTGCCGGTGGTGATGCCGTGCGCCCTTTTCGTCGTCACCTAAGCAGCCACCCGACGGACCCGATAGACTCGAAAGCCGGTTCGGAACTTCTGGACATCATTTTCGCAAAG GGCGTACACGGGGGCGACCAGTCGGGGTGTGGTTCGCCGCCCTACTTTTGCGGGTCTCCGCCAAGCCGGGCGGCGAACCCTCTGGTCCATGACGCCAGGTTTGCCGAGGGGCGTGGCGACCTCTCCCTGGTGCCCGTGCCGATTGTTGCCGGTTTTCCAGTGTCGTCGGCAGCATCCCCTCCCTCCTCCActtccccttcctcttcctccgcCTCTTCGTCCTCGGCGCGCAAAGGTTGCGCCAGGGCCAGCTTCGGCCCCAAGCCGGCTGCCGTCAGAATCGAAGGTTTCGACTGCCTGGATCGCGATCGCCGGAGGTGCAGCATCCCGGCCATGGCCTGA